In Planctomycetota bacterium, the genomic stretch CAACGCCGTAGACGATGACCGGAATAACAAGAAAGTGCAGCTTGCGCAAACTGTAGTGAGTTGGACGGATCGCATGCCAGAGGCCAAGCCCAGTTAACATAACCGCCGAAACGGGCGTCTTTACGAGATAGGCGAACGGAAAGTACCACCACCAACCCGTAGAGGAATGCCGGCCAAGGGCATATGCAGCCCTACCCTGCGCGTTTTCGAACATGTAGCCAAAGCCGTACAGATACGATTCCGGAAGAACCCGGTACTTGCGCGCGGCGCTAAGAATCCCGCCGACGAGCGACCCTTCTGTGCCTTTAGAATCCCATGAGAACTCAAAGTCGCCTCTCGCCGCAGCCTTGTAGCGAAATCCGTACGAGGCCCAGATGACCAAGAACACGCACGCTGCGACGGTGGCCAAGTACCCCATCCAGCGAGCCCAGGTTCGGAGATGAAGAGGCAGTGATTCGCCCGGCTTCGTCTTCCGGCCCTGAGCCCAACGAATCACCAAGAACCAGGCCATGGCCGGAATAATAAGGACGGCGCTATACTTGACGGCGAGCGCACCTCCCAGCACCGCTCCGGCCGCGGCCGCCCGGCTAAACGATGGCGTTTCGGAAAGCCTCCAGAAACCTGCGATCGCCAGGAGCGTCATTGCAGCCAGAGGGACGTCCGTCGTCACAAGATGTCCATGCCCCAGGGGCCTGCTCCCCAAAATTAGGGCCACGTGAAATCTCAGTGTTAAGATCCTCCGACCGGCAGAGGAGGATCGATGAAGCAGAAGCGGTTCAGTGAGGAGCAGATCGTCCGGATCCTGAAGGAAGCCGAGACGGGGCAGATGCCGATCGTGGAGATCTGCCGGAAGCACGCGATCTCGGAGTTCACGTACTACAGGTGGCGGCGGAAATACCAGGGCCTGACGATCTCGGAAGCGCGTCGGCTGAAGGAGCTGGAGAAGGAGAACACGCGGCTCAAGCAGCTCCTGGCCAACCGGGACCTGGAGATCGACGCGATCCGGGAGGTGCTCCGAAAAAACTCGTGACGCCACGGCACAGGCGGGAGGCCGTGCGGATGCTGATCGAGCAAGGGCTTTCCGAGCGGCAGAGCTGCGCCGTGGCCGAGATCGCCCGATCGGTTTATGACTACGTGTGCGACGAAGAGGAAGACCGGAACCTCGTGCGCAAGATCCGGGCGATCGCCCGGAAGCACAAGCGGTACGGCTATCGACGTGTGTGGACGCTGTTGAGGCGCGCGGGGATGAAGGTGAACGAGAAGCGCGTGTATCGCCTCGGGAAGAAGCTGGGCTTGGTGCTATCGAGAAGGCCGTCGCGGAAAAGGGTTCGCAGAGGCGGCCAGGTGCCGCTGAAAGCCCTTTATCCGCGGCACGTCTTTACGTACGACTTCATGCAGGACCAGACTGCCGACGGAAGGATGCTCAAGATCCTGACCGTGGTGGACGAGTTCACACGCGAGTCGATCGCGATCCGCGTCGAGCGAAGGATGCCGGCGGCGGTCGTGATCGAGGTCCTTCGGGAGGCCTTCCGAAGATACGGGGCGCCGGAGTTTCTTCGATCGGACAACGGCCCGGAGTTCATCGCCGAGGCGGTGCAGTCGTGGCTTGCCCAGCAGGGGACGAAGACCCACTACATCGATCCGGCGAGCCCGTGGCAGAACGCGTTCGGGGAGAGTTTCAACGACAAGCTGCGCCAAGAGTGTTTGAATTTGGAAGTGTTGGAGACGTTGGAAGAGGCGAAGGTCGTGATCGCCCGTTGGCGGCGCGGGTACAATGGCGAACGTCCTCATTCGAGCCTGGGGTACCGGACTCCGAAAGAGTTCCGGGCGAAGTGGGAGAAGGAGTTTTCCTCTTCGCGCGCCCCGGGCTCGCTTCGCTCGCCTAGGGTGAGGGCGCGCGAAGAGGAAAAACTATTGGTTTAAAAAGGAGCGGGACTACGTTTAGCCGGTCGGAAGACTGAGATATCCGCTGGCCCTAAAAATGGGGAGCACCTGGCCCCTACAAGCGCGCCCAAGGCCTGCGGCAGGTTCCCGGGAAAATGAGTCTCCCTACCAGGAATCTAGCATGCTTTAGGGCACCTATCAACTTCGGGTTATCGGAGCTGAGCGAGGTCCATGCCTTCGATCGAACGCGGATCTCGAAGCACGACCGCGCCCCCGCTACGCGGGGCGGCACCGTGCCGATTCGAACCACCTCACTCCACCCGGCACGGGTGGCGTGCGTCCCCGAAGGGGTTCGCCGAGCAAGCCCGGGAAGCTTGCCCAGGAGCAGCTTAACATACCGATCAGGGAGATCGGGCGGGGCTTCGGTCGCCGTCAGGCGATCGCGCGTGTCCACCGCGCCCGGTCGTCGCGACGGCAGGTACAGCAAGGAAAGGGCTCCGCCAACCGATTGAGACGGCCCTGCGGAGTACTGCCCATCCCCTCATATGGATGATCGTAATCACCTTCCGCGGATTTCTATCCGTAAGTGTCGCCAATTAACTTAAGGGCAACGTTACAGTTCGGGCAACGGGCTTTGACGAATTGCTCAATCTCGTTTCCCCAGAGGAGACTAATTGCGCTCAAGCCCAGAGCCACGAGTGGATTGGACAGTCGGATACCGAAAAGAATCGCCACAACGACGCCGAGGCCCTTCACCGTACCTGTGGCTGTTACGTCGTACACCAACCGACACGCCTCACATCGAGCATATGCCTTCGCCATAAGATCACCCTTTCAATCGTTACGGCTGGAATTCCATTCGCTTGGCCGACGACGAGGGAGCTCAGCCCATAGGCTTCTCCTTTCGCCTCGCACGTTTGCCGTTGCGCGAATGCTGCTGATTTCGGCCGCGGCGTGCCTTCTCCGCCGCCGTATGGCAAATGACCGTCCCCGGATGCCCTCCGGCCTCGCCCAGACCTACCAGTTGGCCAAGAGCACAGTCGGATCGACAACTGCCGTGATCAAGATCAACATGGCCAGTAACGAAGTGATAATTCTGGCCACCGGGATTTCCTATTCCGCTCGGGGCGACGACCAACGATAGAAACTGCAGAATCTCTAGAGACGCGGTTGCAACGCTAAAGGCGAAGACGTTCTGTCGGCTTTTCACCGGATGGTCGCTCGGAAGCGATTGGATGTACGTCGGATCCTCAAAATGTCCCTCGCGTTCGGCCTGCACCAGGCCTGCATCGTACTGCGCGAGACACTCTAAACAGCGCCTGCCGACTGTGGCGATGTGAGCCTTCCAATCCGCCCCGCGCATCCTCCCGCTCGGTTTTCGGGAGACATAAATCCCCCCATCTACCACTGGGATCAGATGCGCGTACGCGATGAAGTTTAGGACGCTTCGCGGCCAAGGCCGATCGACACAGCTGAAAAGAACGTCGCAGTCGAGAGCGATCCTGTAACCATCGTCCTCGCAAACGCTCAGTTCGTGCTCATTCGCCTCGAACTCTTCAATAACTGCGCTCTTTCGGATCGCTTCCGCCGAAATCGAAACTTTAGAGCGATGAGCCTCGGCGTCCATCGGATATGCGTGCAGCGTGCGGTCGAGGTTGAACCGCTCAATGGACTCGAAGTCGATCAACTCGATCCTGCTAATTCCGGAGCGTGCCAATGTTTCAGCGATAATGCTTCCCACACTCCCCAACCCCACGATACCTACACGGATGCGGCTAATGATTCCCTGGGTTGCCGGGCCCCAAGCAGAAATTGTCCTATCGAGCTGCTGCCCGAACTTCGGCGTTGGAAGCAGATGTTCGGCGAGTGTGATAGCAAGTCTGTCGCCAATGACCCGAACGCTCTCACACCAACTATGGATATAGGTTCGCCGCCCGGTGCGATTCCAGAAGCGCGCACTCCAGGCACCATCGAGCGCGCCGAGGGTAAGCCCAAGCAGGGGGAGTCCCGTGGCCGAAAGAACCGCCGGTGCCATCCCCTTTTCGGCTTCCACATCAGGGCGGCTCATATTTTGCCAACCCTGCCAGGGATGACTATGCATGAACGCAAGACCCCCACCCGCCTTCAGCGCCGCGGAAAGTGCCCTTTCGAAAAATCCCGGATGGAATTCGGCATTCCCATGTACGGACCTATCACCTTCCTCAGGAAGAACGACTGAATGAAGAAGAGCTGTAATGCGCCGCTTACCGCGGCTGGGGTACCAAATTCCGAAGCAGAGATCCTCCTGGCCGTCTGACCGCGCCAAATGGGCGATGGCGGCCTCGTGCACCGCTTCCGTCAACGCCGTGCTATACCTCATCACATCGTCGCAAAGAGGTGATTGATAAACGCAAGGTACGCCTTTACAGTCCGACCGTCTTTGCCCCAGTTGGTGTACGGTCGGCTCAGATACTGCCAATCGGAACCAAAATCACTTGCGGCCACCCGACCCGGGTGGGAATCCGCGCTGGGGTTAAGCGGAAAAAGGCAAGGTGAAAGATGTGGCCCGCTCGGCGGAATCCTTGGGAATTCGGGAGGCGCCACGAAGCCGAGAAAGATCTCCGTCCCGATAAACCGGCCGGCCATCACGATATAGCGAAAGACAGTACGCGCATCGCGCCTTTCCTCGGGCTTGTACCCAAGGAGACGGAGCTCTGTCTCGAACTGCTCCCGGCCTTCCACTAGGACACCGGTACAGGACCGATGAAGGCCGTAATGAATTTCTGCTTCTCGTGGATTTGAATGGGCTCGTCCATCTTGTCTTTGTAGGAGGTCTGATCTTTGCCCCGAATCTCGATGAGATACCTCTGCTCAGGGTCGAGTCCGGCGTTCTTGACGATTTGGCGAGGCGTCAACTGGTGGGATGAAGTCTCCTGCGGCTCACCGTCCACCGTGTAGTCGAACACGACCCCCTGCCCCTTCTCGTTCGCACTGGACATATTCGAATCCTCCATACTGTTGTAATTCTACAACAACACCTGGAGGCCTGTCAAGGAGCCGTTGTATTTTTTCTACAACGCCCGGAAGTGCCGATTGGCGCTATTTTTTCGAATAACGCTTGCCTTTTTGTCGGCTCAGTGTAGTATCTTGAATACAACACTTCTCCCCAACGTTATCGGGATAGAGGACTAGCCTATGGCAAAAACTGGTAAGTTTGGGGCCTTCTTCAAGGAATGCCGAATTGCCTTGGGCATCACCCTGCGGGAATTTTGCGAGAAGCACGGCCTGGACCCGGGGAATCTGAGCAAGCTGGAAAGGGGTCTACTGCCGCCTCCGCAATCGCGCGAGAAGCTCGAGGAATATGCCGCGGCACTTCAACTGAAGAAGGGCAGCACCCAATGGCGCGACTTCTTCGATTTCGCCTTCGTGGAACAGGGCCGAATCCCGGACCATGTAATGGCGAAAGAGGAGTTGGTGAAGCGACTTCCGGTCCTATTCCGCACCATGGCTGGGAAGCGGGCTACGCCCAAGCAGCTTGACAAGCTCGTCAAGATGCTTCAGGATCCGTAACGCGCCATTTGGCGGAGAGAGGGAGGGGTATGGGGAAACTCCCCGTACCGGTGCTGTCCTACAACGCAATCGCGCGGGAAGCCAATAACTTCCTGCGCCAGCACCACCCTTCAGGCTCCATCCCTATCCCCATTGAAGAGATCATCGACCTCAAATTAAAGCTCGATATCTTTCCGATGCCGGGACTGCTCAAATCGATCGACATTGACGGGTTTACGACCTCGGATCTGAAGTGCATCTGCGTCGACGAATTCGTCTACTCCAGCCGGCCCACCCGCTATCGGTTTACGCTGGCGCATGAGTTGGGCCACATCATCCTGCACCAGAAGATCTTCGAACTCGCCAAATTCCGCACCGTGGCAGAATGGAAACGGTTCTACAAGAACATTCCGGAGGAAGATAGAGGCTGGCTGGAGTACCAAGCCTACGCCTTTGGTGGCTTGGTACTCGTTCCATCGGCCGCTCTTGGCCCAGAATTCGAGAAGTGCGTGGCGACTGTGAAGCGAAAGGGCGGGGCTCTACTGAAGGATGCAGAGGTCACCCAATACTTTGTCGAGGACTGTCTTGCCGATGTGTTCCAGGTATCTCGCGAAGTCATCTCCAAGCGCCTCGTCAAAGACGGGCTGGATCGCCAAATTCCAGGCGCGAGGAAGTAGCAAGGAGATCGGACCAGCCCCCCGCCCCTCCTTTAGAAGGGACTGTCAACACTGAACTTGCCGTTTGGAACTCGTGACGGGTGGAGGTGGCTTGCGACAGCGTCGGACAATCGGAGGTGAGCGAGGTTCGTGCCGTCGATAGAGCGTGGCTCCCGGAGGAACTCCGCGCCCCCGCGACGCGGGGCGGCACCGTGCCGATTTCGCCAACCGCATGCCACCCGGCACGAGTGGCATCCCTCCCCGAAGGGGTTCGCCGAGCAAGGCCGGGGTGCTTGCCCAGGAGGAGCCTACCACCCCGACAAGGAGTCGGGCAGGGCTTTGGCCGCCCGAGGGCAGCCGCGCGTGTCCGCCGCGCGCGGTCATCGCGACCGCAGGTACTGCAAGGGAAAGGGGCTCCGCGGACCGGTCGAGACGGCCCTCCAGAGTACGACAGGAATAGCTTTCTCGGTCTCGTCAATCTGCACGGATTGCCGTAACAGGCGGTTTATCGCGTTTTACGGCCTCCAGCGGCCGGGGCGCGGCGCGTCAGTGTTGACGGAGCGCCAACACTAACGCGCCGCGCCGACGACCGACGCGGCGGGCACCACGCGCTTCCGTCACCGGAGCCTTCGCCACCGTACCCTTGGCTCGCGAACACGTTCGCGGGTGGTCCGAGGTCACGATGGCAAGCCGGATTATCGGGTGCGGCAACGGGGCTGGGGGATGGGTTTGGTGGAGGGTGGCGTTCGGGCCATTCGTCCATCCTGCGGGCAAGACGGGCGAGCGGCCCGGCCCCGGCACCTGCGCCGGGGCCAGACCCTCGTTGAGCTACTGACCGTTGTTCCGCCAGATGCCAGTGTCCTTCTCGGCTTCGCTGACCATCGTCTGGAATCGCCGCCAAGCGGCACGACCGTCGCCGAAGCGGACGAGTTCCTGGAGCTGGCGCTCCGTGAAGTACCGGAGGTACTGCGGCTCGTGGTGCTGCCGAAGGAAAGCCTTGATCGGCTCAGGCAGCTCCAGGAGCTTGATGTATCGCCCCACCCGGTTGACCGGCTCCCCGAGGAGGAGAGAAAGGCCCCGGAAACTACGCATCCGGCGCTCCTTCATCTCCCGGGCGTAGAACTCGGCCCGTTCCAGGGGGGTCTTCTGGCGCTTGAGGACGGTCTGGTACTGCTTCCAGACCTTCTTGTCGATGCTGCCCAACCCCTTGAGGACACCGGGTTTGGGCCCGACGACGAACTCCTTGCGCCGGTCGACCGACCGGCTATAGTAGGGCGTGATGTCCCGGAGGGGACGGCCCTCCGACAGGGGAGGTTGTTTCGTCGGGAGTAGCCGAAGGCCCACCATCCCGACCCCGCCGGGCGCTTCCGGACGATCTTCCGGCAGATGGCTCGGATCTCGTTCCCGGCGTCATGGCCGGGCGGCGCGGAGCGCGGCCGGCGATCCTCTCCGCGCGGGGGTCTCTCGGAAAGGCGGAATTCCTGGAGCTCAAAGACGCTCTCGGGTTCGCCCAGGGCGACCTGAGCGTCCACGCCCGGAAGCTCGAGGATGACGGCTCTCTCGCCGTCGTCAAGGACTTCGTCGGACGCATGCTCCGCACCACGTTCAAGATCAACCCGGGGGGCGGCAGGCGCTCGTCCGCCATATCCGTCCGCTGAAGAAAATCATGGGAGCGCGGCGGTCTCCCTCCGAGGAGGCGTTCGACAGGCCGCGGGAGATCCTTCGCTGAGATCACGGTTCACGGTGCCCCTGCGGCCCCCGCGGGCCGGTTCAAGCGGCCACGCAGGGTAAGCCCCACGTCCCCGAACCCCGCCCCAAGGACGCCCCCGTCACGGAGAGGGGAAAAATCCCAAGTACACGTTCGCCACCGCGAGGCCGTTGTGCACGAAATGGGCGAACATCGGCGGATAGAGGCTCCCCGACCGCTGCCGCAGCCATCCGAAGTACAGCCCGAGCGGCACGTGCGTGAAAAGCGAAAGCACCGAGAGGTGCAGAATCGCGAAGCCCACCGACGAGAGGACCAGCGCCTCCCCCTTCCCCACATACCTCTCCAGCACCCCATAGACCACACCGCGGAAGGCCACCTCCTCGAGGACAGGAGGAACGACACAGATCAAAAGAAAGACCCAGACGAAGCCCTCCTCCTGGAGCGACAGCATCCTGTCCGCCGCCGGCAATCCGAACAGCGCCTGCATCCCGGAAACGAAGCCGCAGACGAAGGCGAAGACCACCGCTCCGACCGGCACGAGCGCCAAGTATCCCCGCAGGCCGAATCCCGGAGCGCTGAAGAGCCCTTCCAGCGCCCTTCGGTGGCGGCGCGCCGCGGCGGCCGTGGCCGCCCCCATGAGGACGTCGCCCGCCAGAAGCGCCCTTCCCTCCGTCCCCCCCAACCGCGCCACCAGAGCCGTCACGGCCTGCACGCCCAGGAGAACCGCGTAGAAAACGATAACGGTCCGGATCTCCCGCCACTCGACCTCCGCTCTCCGCAGGCGCTCGAGGAGCGTGTCCTCGACCCGGGGCGGCGGATCCCCCGTGCGATGCCCGCAGTGGGCGCAGAACAGCCCTCCGGGCTTCAGCGGATGCGCACAGGCGGCGCAAGCAACCGGCGGCGGGCCGGGTTCGGGATCCGACGCGTCCATCGACTCAGGCAAGCTCGCCGGAAATCCGGCGCGCGCGATACCCGGCCGAGACGGCCGTCAGCAGACCCCCGACGACGATGATCTTGATGAGGATTCCTTGGTAGAGGGTCTTGGGCTCCACGATCGCGCTCACGACCACCACGGTCAGGAAAATCAGAAGCGCGCTCAGCGCGGCCGCGAAAGCGTTCCGCCGGGCCCATATCCAGAGGCCGAAGTAGACGGCCGTCAACACGAGGTTCACGACCAGATTCGCCACAACCATGCGCCGGTCGTATTCCACGGCCTCCGCCCACGTCATGCCGATGCGCTCTTTCATCACCCGGTCGCGCTCTTCGGGATCGATCCCCGCCATGGCGGCCTCGGCATTGCGGATCTGGGCCTCCACCTGAGACTTCTGGACCATGTAGATGACGACGCCGCTCACCAGCGTCAGGATGGCCACCGCCAGAATATAGCGGCGCCCCTTCCGCGCCGCTTCAAGCTGTCGGCCCCCTTCTCGAAGAGCCTGCGCCCGAACGGCGGCCTCCTCGAGCTCCTCCGGCGACGTTCCGACCCTGTGGCCGCACCGGGCGCAGAAGTTCTCACCCTCGGCGACCGCCGAACCGCATTCCGGACAGTTCATGACCGGAATTCTATCCCGACGGAACCCCAACGGGTCGGAAAATCGTCGCACGTCCCCACCCCCGGACGAGCGAAGCGAACCCGGGGCGCTTGCCCAGGAGATCGGGAGCTCTTCGGGGGCGATGGCGCTCCGCGCCCCGAGGCACGGGGGGACGGAGGCTCCCGTCCACGGCGTCCCACCCTGCCGGCCGATTCCCCCCTCCCTTACGGCTTCTCAAGAAGAAGAAGATGGGCGTCGCGCCCTCCCCCGGGCTCCTTCTGAATCGCATTGAGCACCGGCGTGGGAGTGGCCTCCGGCTCATCGTCGCGCCCCTTCGTGCGGCCCACGACGACGATCCCCCGCCCCGTCGGCCAGAGGCGCGCATTCTCGTATCCGGGCAGGTAACTCGAGAAAAGGAGATTCTCGAACCCGGCGTCATAAACGACGACGCATTCCCCGCCGTACCCCCGCCCGCCGCCGGGATAACGGTAGAAGGCCCCCGGCGTCTGCACCAGGACCGAAGCCGCCGAACCCGCCACCGCCACCGCCCCGTCCGGACAAACCTGGATCTGCCGGATCCGGGCCCCGTTCGGAGACCCCGCCTTGCGGGCGTCGCTGAAATCAGCCGGAAAATAGGCGACCCAAAGAACGTGCGACTTCGCCTCGAGCGACGAACCGTCGATGCGGACGATGTGCGCCAGCGAATTGGCGCCCTTCATTCCGGAGCCGTCCATGCTCCACGGGGCCGGCGGCACGCCGCGCGCCGCGTCCGTCGGCTGACGCGCAAAAACGCTGTTCCCGCCGTCGGACCACCCGCCGACATAAAGATCCCCGTCCGGTCCCCGGTCGAGCGCCCGAACCGACGAGTCCGCCACAAGACCCTGCAATCCTGGGGTCACACCGTCCCGGAGACTCCGGGGCGCCCATTCCCAGAGCTTCCACACCCTGCGTCCTTCCCGATCGAACTTGTAAAGATACGGCTGCCTCCAGGGCTCCTTGCCGGTGTGCGTGTTCCGGTCGCCCCCGAAATAGGCCGATCCGTCATCCGGATCCACCGCCAACCAACGGGCCTGCCCTCCGCCGGCCATTTCGGAAAGACGCTTCCAGGAGGATCCGCCGGGAGCCACCTGAATCAACCCCCGCACGTCCGCGTACACGAAGCCCTCGCGATCCGTCCAGATTTCTTCCGGCGGACGCCCCGCTCCCTCGAAAACCCAGGCCCACTCGGCCTTCCCTTCAAGGGACATCCGGCAGATGAAAACGTCCCCCGGACAGGACACCCCTTCGTACTCATAAGGCCCCGTCGTCCGTGACGCGTTCTTTCCGGGCGGCTCGGACGCCGGGGGGACCGTCCGAACGGTCGGCGGAACGGCGCGGAAGGCGGCCGTCGCCCGCCCGGCCAGAAGAAAGGCGCGGCCGTCGGAACTCACCGTCGCCGCGCTCAAACTCGCCACCCCCCAGTCGAATCGAAACACCTTCCGCAGGTGCGAGGCATCCGGGGCGTAGAGCGCCACCATGCCGGCGATGTCGGGATTCTCGGGACGCAGGAACGGGCGGCCCCGGGAATCCGTCCCGAAAGCCTTCAATCCCCTGTGTTCTCCCCGCCCCCACACGACGGCCGGAACCGGAAACGAAGGACCCCACGCGTTCCCGAAGGCGACGATCGTGCCGTCCCCAAGAACCCGGACGGCGAAGAATTCTTCATCGGAGGGGCCGCCCAGATAGGTGGCGGCGACCGGCTTCATCTTGGGGCCGCGGCTCGCCCGCTCCGTATATCCCTCGAAGCGCCCCTTCCGGCGGACCTCCTGACCGGCCTGCGGGGCCGCAAAGGCGACCGCCGCCCCGAAAACCAAACATCCGATTCCGACCTGCCTCATGCGATCCCGTCTCCTCATCGCCGCCCGAATCCGCCGGCGATCGCGATCGATGAACCCTCCTGAAGACTTCTCTAGGACGATATTCGGAGATCGCCGATTCCTGACAGGGAAACCGCGGAACGTCAGGGCGCAGGATACCGTCGGCGCTGGCGCCGGAACCGCACGCGCCCGCAGGCCGGACACCGCCACTTCTCCTGCTTGTGCGGCCGGTGACGCTCGCACCGCATCTTCGCGCGACATCGTGGACAAACCATCGGGCCCCCGTATAATGCCCCCCATGGCCGACGCCGTCCGGGAGCTTCCCTCCGAGGAAAAAGTCCGCGAGCTGACCGCGAAACCCGACCTCACCCCCGAAGAGGCCAACCGCTACGGCGACCTTTTCTTCGAAGCCGGCAAGTTTCCCCAGGCCATGATGTTCTACGAGCGCTCCCGCGATCCCGAACGGCTTGCCCGCGTCAAACGGCTCGCCGTCGAAAAGGGCGACGCCTTCCTCCTCCACGGCGTCACCCGCCTGGTCCCGGATCTGGTCAGCCCCGAGGAATGGAAAGCCGCCGGCGACCGCGCCTTCCAGGCCGGCAAGTTCCTCTTCGCCCGCGACTGCTATGAAAGGGCCGGCGACGCCGAACGCGCCCAGGCCGCCCGCGAGGCGTGGCTGAAGATCTTCGCGGCCTGATCAGCCGTTGACGAGTTCCCCGGCCCGCCGGGCCGCCCGCACCACCGTCTTGATCAGCGTCACCCGCAGGCCCCCCGCCTCGAGCTCCAGCAGCCCGTCGATCGTGCAGCCCGCCGGCGTCGTCACCACGTCCTTGAGCTTGGCCGGATGCTCCCGGGTCTCCAGCACCATTCGCGCCGCCCCCAGCATGGTCTGCGCCGCCAGCTCCGTGGCGATCTCCCGCGGCAGCCCTGCCGCCACGCCGCCCTCCGCCAGCGACTCCAGCGCCACGTACATGAACGCCGGACCGCTCGCCGAAAGCCCCGTCACCGCGTCCATGTACTTCTCGTCCAGCACCAGCACCCGCCCGAGGGCCGAAAAAATCTCCTCCGCCAGCGCCAGATGCTCCCGCTTCGCGTGCCGCCCCGCGCAGATCCCCGTCATCCCCGCCCGCACCAGACACGGCGTGTTCGGCATCGTCCGGATCACCGGCACCCCGTCGCCCAGCCCCCGCTCGATGAAGGCCGTCGTCACGCTCGCCGCGGTCGAAATCACCACCTGCCGGCGCCCCACCGCCTTGCGGATCGCCCCCAGCACCTCCTTCATCGCCTGCGGCTTCACCGAAAGGATGATCACGTCTGCCTCGCGCGCCGCCGCCGCGTTGTCCGTGGTCATCCGGATCCCGTGGAGCTTCCCCTTTCGCTCGCACGTCTCCCGATGCTTGGCCGTCGCCACGACCTGCGACGGCGACACGACCTTCGCCTCGAGCAGAGCCTTGACGAGCGTCTCCCCCAGCTTCCCCATCCCGAGCACCGCGATCTTCTTCCTGCCGAGCATCCTGCCCTCCGGTATTGGCGAGCGCCAAATCGTAGCACAACCCCCCCGCCCCGGGAAGGCCGGAGAACGCCGCGCCGGACCCGCAGTATAATAATCAGCCCCCCATGAACGCGAAGCCGCTGGCCGCCGGAGCCGTCGCCGTCCTCCTGGCCGGGTGCCCCTCCCCTTCGCCCGCGCCGGCGCCCGCCGCGCCCCCCGGCTTTCACCAGCCCGATCCCGTCCTCCTCCCCAATCTCTTCCTTTGGACCGACACCTGCAACGTCTGGATCCTTCGGGACGGCGAAAACGCCCTCCTCATCGATCTCGGAGACGGAAGCGTTCTCGACCGCCTCGGCGAGATCGGCGTCCGAAACGTGGAATGGGTCCTTTTCACCCACCACCATCGCGAACAGGTCCAGGGCGCCCCCCGCCTGCGCGGTCGGGGCGCACGCCTCGCGGGCCCCGAAGCCGAACGCGAGCTCTTCGAACAGCCCGCCACGTTCCGCCGCATGAACGTGCGCCTCGGCGACCGGTACACCGTCCACGGCTCCAGCTACGTCCGCCCCCCGGTCGAGCCCATCCCCCTCGACCGCGGCCTGCGGCGCATGGATACCTTCTCCTGGCGCGGCCGCGAATTCTGGTGCCTGGAAACCCGCGGCAACAGCCCCGGCGCTCTGTCGTACCTCCTCCGCGAAAACGGCCGCTGGCTGGCCTTCTCCGGCGACGTCATGCTCGAGGGCGCCCGCCTGCACACCTGGTTCGACTCCGAATGGGACTACGGCTTCGCCGCCGGCCTCCACGCCCTGGCGGGATCGGCCGCGCTCCTGGAGGGATTCCAGCCCGCGTGGCTCCTGCCCTCCCACGGGCCCCCCGTCCCCGAGCCCGCCTCCCAGCTCGTGGAGTTCCAGAAGAAGCTGCGGCGCCTCGAGCGACTCCTCGTCCGCGGCTACGACGTCCACACGTTTTCCGCCGTCCACCAGGATCGCGTCTCCCGCCCCGCGGCCGTCCCCCACCTCTGGCGGACGCTTCCCCATCTCTACA encodes the following:
- a CDS encoding ImmA/IrrE family metallo-endopeptidase, yielding MGKLPVPVLSYNAIAREANNFLRQHHPSGSIPIPIEEIIDLKLKLDIFPMPGLLKSIDIDGFTTSDLKCICVDEFVYSSRPTRYRFTLAHELGHIILHQKIFELAKFRTVAEWKRFYKNIPEEDRGWLEYQAYAFGGLVLVPSAALGPEFEKCVATVKRKGGALLKDAEVTQYFVEDCLADVFQVSREVISKRLVKDGLDRQIPGARK
- a CDS encoding transposase, which gives rise to MKQKRFSEEQIVRILKEAETGQMPIVEICRKHAISEFTYYRWRRKYQGLTISEARRLKELEKENTRLKQLLANRDLEIDAIREVLRKNS
- a CDS encoding CPBP family glutamic-type intramembrane protease encodes the protein MDASDPEPGPPPVACAACAHPLKPGGLFCAHCGHRTGDPPPRVEDTLLERLRRAEVEWREIRTVIVFYAVLLGVQAVTALVARLGGTEGRALLAGDVLMGAATAAAARRHRRALEGLFSAPGFGLRGYLALVPVGAVVFAFVCGFVSGMQALFGLPAADRMLSLQEEGFVWVFLLICVVPPVLEEVAFRGVVYGVLERYVGKGEALVLSSVGFAILHLSVLSLFTHVPLGLYFGWLRQRSGSLYPPMFAHFVHNGLAVANVYLGFFPSP
- a CDS encoding transcriptional regulator, producing MAGRRGARPAILSARGSLGKAEFLELKDALGFAQGDLSVHARKLEDDGSLAVVKDFVGRMLRTTFKINPGGGRRSSAISVR
- a CDS encoding IS3 family transposase, which codes for MLIEQGLSERQSCAVAEIARSVYDYVCDEEEDRNLVRKIRAIARKHKRYGYRRVWTLLRRAGMKVNEKRVYRLGKKLGLVLSRRPSRKRVRRGGQVPLKALYPRHVFTYDFMQDQTADGRMLKILTVVDEFTRESIAIRVERRMPAAVVIEVLREAFRRYGAPEFLRSDNGPEFIAEAVQSWLAQQGTKTHYIDPASPWQNAFGESFNDKLRQECLNLEVLETLEEAKVVIARWRRGYNGERPHSSLGYRTPKEFRAKWEKEFSSSRAPGSLRSPRVRAREEEKLLV
- a CDS encoding ThiF family adenylyltransferase, with the translated sequence MRYSTALTEAVHEAAIAHLARSDGQEDLCFGIWYPSRGKRRITALLHSVVLPEEGDRSVHGNAEFHPGFFERALSAALKAGGGLAFMHSHPWQGWQNMSRPDVEAEKGMAPAVLSATGLPLLGLTLGALDGAWSARFWNRTGRRTYIHSWCESVRVIGDRLAITLAEHLLPTPKFGQQLDRTISAWGPATQGIISRIRVGIVGLGSVGSIIAETLARSGISRIELIDFESIERFNLDRTLHAYPMDAEAHRSKVSISAEAIRKSAVIEEFEANEHELSVCEDDGYRIALDCDVLFSCVDRPWPRSVLNFIAYAHLIPVVDGGIYVSRKPSGRMRGADWKAHIATVGRRCLECLAQYDAGLVQAEREGHFEDPTYIQSLPSDHPVKSRQNVFAFSVATASLEILQFLSLVVAPSGIGNPGGQNYHFVTGHVDLDHGSCRSDCALGQLVGLGEAGGHPGTVICHTAAEKARRGRNQQHSRNGKRARRKEKPMG
- a CDS encoding phospholipid carrier-dependent glycosyltransferase, yielding MLPADLHDRHLPRLGFLQDPDDLLLTEPLLLHRSSSAGRRILTLRFHVALILGSRPLGHGHLVTTDVPLAAMTLLAIAGFWRLSETPSFSRAAAAGAVLGGALAVKYSAVLIIPAMAWFLVIRWAQGRKTKPGESLPLHLRTWARWMGYLATVAACVFLVIWASYGFRYKAAARGDFEFSWDSKGTEGSLVGGILSAARKYRVLPESYLYGFGYMFENAQGRAAYALGRHSSTGWWWYFPFAYLVKTPVSAVMLTGLGLWHAIRPTHYSLRKLHFLVIPVIVYGVVACGSNINIGLRHLLPIIPIMMVLSRTD
- a CDS encoding helix-turn-helix transcriptional regulator, translated to MAKTGKFGAFFKECRIALGITLREFCEKHGLDPGNLSKLERGLLPPPQSREKLEEYAAALQLKKGSTQWRDFFDFAFVEQGRIPDHVMAKEELVKRLPVLFRTMAGKRATPKQLDKLVKMLQDP